The proteins below are encoded in one region of Rhinolophus sinicus isolate RSC01 linkage group LG07, ASM3656204v1, whole genome shotgun sequence:
- the MMRN2 gene encoding multimerin-2: MILTLLLRTLGWGVLGAWAQAPSARFSDPHSPRLPGVWRAEAEDVGRDPIGRNWCPYQISRLVTFVAACKTEKFLVHSQQPCLQGAPDCQTIKVMYRMAHKPVYQVKQKVLASVAWRCCPGFAGSDCQHHDPTVIPEPADPGDGLQEPWGEVGFEPGHPVAETSNLVVKQEHLLGDLQNDIHHMADGLPGQWKAPASNLTAAMTEANQTEPEFPGRPSEQALHFNPIWSSLNQSLHILSQAIRNLSLDVETNRQAIKMLQESAVPRADVQELGAKFETKVQENTQKIGQLQQDTDDRLHAQQLSLHQSLSEVQANVDTNLKRILKAQEHLASNGSLVAAAAGAAARPEPESLQARLSQLQRNLSALHLATSRREDELQSTLADMKATLARHVDEIRELYSESDETFDQISKVERQVEELQVNHTALRELRVILMEKSLIMEENKEEIERQLLELNLTLQHLQGGHADLIKYVKDCNCQKLYFDLDIIREGQRDTTRALEETQVSLDERHQQDGSSLQALSGTVAALSLEVEAQQAEGERARADRARLRSQLQALRGEAVALRASEGELRHEVGKLHSSFAALLEDALRHEAVLGALFGEEVMEEMSEEAPGPLPLRYEQIRTGLQDAASGLHEQALGWVALAARVTALEQAAEGGRQGPEHLEPSHDAAPEEASETEPGRMAQELQRLGSDIKRLGQCCETSWAAALNGSLEDLQGALSTTQHRLEQHQQLFHNLFGNFQALAAANVSLDLGKLQAMLSRKGKKKQKDLEALQRRDKKQVEPLVDAHVKGPVLGALGAELHKAGSPVAFYASFSEGTSTLQTVKFNSTYINIGSSYFPEDGYFRAPERGIYLFAVSIEFGPGPGTGQLVFGGHHRTPVCTTEEQRGGSTATTFAMAELQKGERVWFELTQGSVIKRSPSGTAFGGFLLFKT, translated from the exons TAACTGGTGTCCCTACCAGATATCCAGGCTGGTCACCTTTGTAGCGGCTTGCAAAACAGAGAAATTCCTCGTCCACTCGCAGCAGCCATGTCTACAGGGGGCTCCAGACTGCCAGACCATCAAAGTCAT GTACCGCATGGCCCACAAGCCGGTGTACCAGGTCAAGCAGAAGGTGCTGGCCTCCGTGGCCTGGAGGTGCTGCCCGGGCTTTGCTGGCTCTGACTGCCAGCACCATG ATCCCACTGTGATCCCTGAGCCTGCCGACCCGGGTGATGGCCTCCAGGAGCCTTGGGGTGAAGTTGGCTTTGAACCCG GCCACCCAGTTGCAGagaccagcaaccttgtggtgaAGCAGGAGCACCTGCTAGGAGATCTCCAGAATGACATTCACCACATGGCAGATGGCCTCCCAGGCCAATGGAAGGCCCCAGCAAGCAACCTCACAGCGGCAATGACTGAGGCAAATCAGACGGAGCCTG AGTTTCCTGGCAGACCCTCGGAGCAAGCGCTGCATTTCAACCCCATCTGGAGTAGCTTAAACCAAAGCCTGCACATCCTCTCCCAGGCCATAAGAAACCTATCTCTTGATGTGGAGACCAACCGACAGGCCATCAAGATGCTTCAGGAGAGTGCCGTACCCAGGGCTGACGTCCAGGAGCTTGGTGCCAAATTTGAGACCAAGGTCCAGGAGAACACCCAGAAGATAGGTCAGCTGCAGCAGGACACGGACGACCGCCTGCACGCCCAGCAGCTCTCCCTGCACCAATCCCTCTCTGAGGTCCAGGCCAATGTGGACACCAATTTGAAGAGGATCCTTAAAGCCCAGGAGCATCTGGCGTCCAATGGCAGCCTGGTGGCCGCAGCGGCAGGGGCTGCAGCAAGGCCGGAGCCAGAGAGCCTGCAGGCCAGGCTGAGCCAGCTGCAGAGGAACCTCTCCGCTCTCCACCTGGCCACCAGCCGAAGGGAAGATGAGTTACAGAGCACCCTGGCGGACATGAAGGCGACTCTGGCCAGGCATGTGGATGAGATCAGGGAACTGTATTCCGAATCTGATGAGACCTTTGATCAGATCAGCAAGGTGGAGCGCCAGGTGGAAGAGCTGCAGGTGAACCACACGGCACTGCGTGAGCTGCGTGTGATCCTCATGGAGAAGTCGCTGATCATGGAGGAGAACAAGGAGGAGATTGAGCGGCAGCTCCTGGAGCTCAACCTCACCCTCCAGCACCTGCAGGGTGGCCACGCTGACCTCATCAAGTATGTCAAGGATTGCAACTGCCAGAAGCTTTACTTTGATTTGGATATCATCCGAGAAGGCCAGAGGGACACCACACGTGCCCTGGAGGAGACCCAGGTAAGCCTGGACGAGCGGCACCAGCAGGACGGCTCCTCCCTGCAGGCCCTGAGCGGCACGGTGGCCGCCCTGTCGCTGGAGGTGGAGGCACAGCAGGCAGAAGGCGAGAGGGCACGCGCCGACAGAGCTCGGCTCCGGAGCCAGCTTCAGGCTCTGAGGGGCGAGGCGGTCGCGCTGAGGGCCTCTGAAGGCGAGCTCCGCCATGAGGTCGGCAAGCTGCACAGCTCCTTCGCGGCCCTGCTGGAGGACGCGCTGCGGCATGAGGCCGTGCTGGGCGCCCTCTTTGGGGAGGAGGTGATGGAGGAGATGTCTGAGGAGGCACCTGGCCCGCTGCCCCTGCGCTACGAACAGATCCGCACAGGGCTACAGGATGCAGCCAGTGGGCTGCATGAGCAGGCACTTGGCTGGGTTGCATTGGCCGCCAGGGTGACAGCCCTGGAACAGGCGGCAGAGGGTGGCAGGCAGGGCCCCGAGCACCTGGAGCCCAGCCACGATGCGGCGCCAGAGGAGGCCAGTGAGACGGAGCCGGGACGGATGGCACAGGAGCTCCAGCGCTTGGGCTCCGACATCAAGCGTCTGGGGCAGTGCTGTGAGACCTCCTGGGCCGCCGCCCTCAATGGCTCTCTGGAGGACCTCCAAGGAGCGCTCTCTACCACCCAGCACCGCCTGGAGCAGCACCAGCAGCTCTTCCACAACCTCTTTGGGAACTTCCAAGCGCTTGCGGCAGCCAACGTCAGCCTGGACCTAGGGAAACTTCAGGCCATGCtgagcaggaaagggaagaagaagcAGAAAGATCTGGAAGCTCTCCAGAGGAGGGACAAGAAGCAAGTGGAGCCTTTGGTGGATGCCCATGTCAAAGGGCCAGTGCTGGGTGCCCTTGGAGCAGAGCTCCACAAGGCAG GCTCCCCTGTGGCCTTCTACGCCAGCTTTTCAGAAGGGACATCTACTCTGCAGACAGTGAAGTTCAACTCTACTTACATCAACATTGGCAGTAGCTACTTCCCTGAAGATGGCTACTTCCGAGCCCCTGAGCGTGGGATCTACCTGTTTGCAGTGAGCATTGAATTCGGCCCAGGGCCAGGCACTGGGCAGCTGGTATTTGGAGGTCACCATCGGACCCCTGTCTGTACCACTGAGGAGCAGAGGGGTGGAAGCACGGCAACAACCTTTGCTATGGCTGAGCTGCAAAAGGGTGAGCGAGTGTGGTTTGAGTTAACACAAGGATCAGTAATAAAGAGAAGCCCATCGGGGACTGCATTTGGGGGCTTTCTGCTGTTCAAGACCTGA